One Ictalurus furcatus strain D&B chromosome 25, Billie_1.0, whole genome shotgun sequence DNA window includes the following coding sequences:
- the LOC128601510 gene encoding uncharacterized protein LOC128601510: MITLFVALYSLFSLCTAVTSDIKELHVKKVKCGENVTMECSISMSMDIDKHKYKDKLEKLVLYRQRFGKVPQYFVRYYGESYTVVDEFKNSRFSTTKNDQKFELKISELREDDGGDYLCGEVEGTVLKFTSGTRLQFEEMKHCPTPGTVNNNTDSVTRQDSNCSLGKDSSCSDQMHVLVWLSIFRVGVLAFMLLIFPIILIVFKLRSN, from the exons ATGATCACACTCTTTGTCGCGCtttactctcttttttctctctgcacagCTG TAACTTCTGACATCAAGGAGCTTCATGTGAAAaaagtaaagtgtggagaaaatgTAACTATGGAGTGTAGCATTAGCATGAGCATGGACATAGACAAACATAAATACAAAGATAAGTTAGAAAAGTTAGTTTTGTACAGACAGAGATTTGGAAAAGTGCCTCAGTATTTTGTAAGATATTACGGGGAAAGTTACACAGTTGTTGATGAATTTAAAAATAGCCGCTTCAGTACTACTaaaaatgaccaaaagtttgAGCTCAAAATTAGCGAATTGAGAGAAGATGATGGAGGAGACTATTTATGTGGAgaagtggagggaactgtactAAAGTTCACATCTGGAACACGTCTGCAATTTGAAG AGATGAAACATTGTCCTACACCTGGAACGGTTAACAACAACACAGATTCTGTTACACGCCAGGATTCAAACTGCAGCCTTGGAAAAG ATTCCAGTTGTTCTGATCAGATGCATGTGCTGGTCTGGCTCTCCATTTTTAGAGTTGGAGTTCTTGCCTTCATGCTTCTTATCTTTCCAATAATCCTGATTGTTTTCAAATTAAGATCAAATTAG